Proteins from one Gilliamella sp. ESL0443 genomic window:
- the lptC gene encoding LPS export ABC transporter periplasmic protein LptC: MNKKNLICILLLILIIGIYSVYQTEDSVSVAPSNANSPDTPIYQSDEMITNVYDLSGTMVYKIASSKVKHFDSNENTDFDLPNVTLYDQEHAATWHIQAKRATLTNDKLIYLYQDVQLTNLSPDSQLQQVLTDNAVVDLKTQLVTSNDPVKIKGIGFLSTGTGLVGDLREKTANILENIKTYYNTEAQ; this comes from the coding sequence ATGAATAAAAAAAATTTAATCTGTATCCTACTCCTTATTCTGATAATTGGTATTTATTCTGTTTACCAAACAGAAGATAGTGTTTCGGTCGCACCATCAAACGCAAATTCGCCTGATACACCCATTTATCAAAGTGATGAGATGATAACCAATGTCTATGATTTATCAGGCACTATGGTATATAAAATTGCATCAAGCAAAGTAAAACATTTTGATAGCAATGAAAATACAGATTTTGATTTACCTAATGTCACGCTTTACGATCAGGAACATGCCGCGACTTGGCATATTCAAGCAAAACGTGCAACATTGACTAATGATAAATTAATTTACCTTTATCAAGATGTACAATTAACAAATTTATCACCTGATTCACAATTACAGCAAGTATTGACAGATAACGCAGTGGTCGATTTAAAAACACAACTTGTCACATCAAATGATCCTGTAAAAATAAAAGGGATTGGCTTTTTATCGACGGGGACAGGGTTAGTCGGCGATTTAAGAGAAAAGACGGCAAATATACTTGAGAATATAAAAACCTATTATAATACTGAGGCACAATAA
- the yccX gene encoding acylphosphatase, translating to MIKQIKIQVSGRVQGVGFRFFTYQQAKKLNLLGYVKNLDNGNVEIIALGESKQIDSLVNWLNSGGPTSAKISNIKIIQMVPQNDLTSFNVRY from the coding sequence ATGATAAAACAAATTAAAATACAGGTTAGTGGAAGAGTTCAAGGTGTTGGATTTCGATTTTTTACTTATCAGCAAGCAAAAAAACTTAATTTATTAGGTTACGTCAAAAATTTAGATAATGGTAATGTTGAAATTATCGCACTTGGCGAGAGTAAACAGATAGATTCACTAGTCAATTGGCTTAATTCTGGAGGACCAACTTCAGCAAAAATTTCAAATATTAAAATTATTCAAATGGTACCCCAAAATGATTTAACTTCTTTTAATGTTAGATATTAA
- a CDS encoding filamentous hemagglutinin N-terminal domain-containing protein, whose amino-acid sequence MNKNFYRIVFNQARGLFIVVSEIVKSHQAISGKSQRKKDTNTQTDIIGKKKAVLKPIVFLSYIVLGMVSVVSNSYAGGVVVDPSAGKNQRPNVQELNNGTTQVDIVSPTKGGISHNKFTQFDVSKDGLILNNSLTDTNTELAGNINGNKGLKNNARVILNEVNSNNPSQLLGSIEVAGQNAQVVIANAAGITCNGCGFINADRTTLTTGKPIMEDGELKGYDVRQGKIEIQGDGLRSGGQNYTDLISRSVSINAKLWADNEVNIVTGKNKVSADLSKVERQGADSNADKPEFALDVSALGGMYAGKITMVGTENGVGVRNQGKIYTNAGSINITTDGKVVNENIIDAVGDVSLRSKGNAIENNGKIKSLNKNISLASYHEIKNNGTLQARENVNFSSGSWTGNNGVITAGKTVTAQGNEFNNGFGATIDAQDIDVTSYITKNTGDMKVKNNIDIKSELTQNQGNMSADNEVHIASKEIINDYGGSISAKHILLQGDKLFNRSKAHASEDLTVHVLDVTNSGELSSNKQVSVVSNIFETINSAGLVKGQNVQFKADKLVNKGVIYSNNNLNILTHEFGNQKDIIAGNQLNIKSDSLINDWYGNIVANNADINAIKLINYGKIEPIENLELEVDYLENIGKLQAKQDLKGYVLTLHNRDGATIEGRNVNLEGDTLDNKGQIRAENVLDLAFKKIDNYAKIFAKNQVNLNTEYLNNDHGSSIESEHIVKIQAHDFQNRSQIKSADLIEIKAKKEFNNRRYTTEDGTKVIGTLNSGDIKINTESGVNTGEIIASKKAIIFGDSFKNDWYGVIKGGDITISGNKFDNYGSARAEHNFYINSTDVMNASNLLSREYLTINSTNFTNNSTGILKSDKQIDLRGDNILNNGLIDTIKAVINAKNFKNDWLGVIKGADISIAGDKFENYGNANALHNFDINSTNVENHNKLYSANYLRFDSNNVKNYRSGELSSNWQIDIKGNQIHNEGSILANHAININGKNIKNDGKLKSNIHIRLSGDKFENSSQGSMITETIHGNMVDFINKGYMQGDFVDNNQNTIIEN is encoded by the coding sequence ATGAATAAAAATTTTTATCGAATTGTTTTTAATCAAGCTCGTGGATTATTTATTGTGGTGTCTGAAATTGTTAAATCACATCAAGCTATTTCAGGTAAGAGTCAAAGAAAAAAAGATACGAATACTCAAACGGATATTATAGGTAAGAAAAAAGCAGTTTTAAAACCTATAGTTTTCTTATCTTATATTGTTCTAGGTATGGTAAGTGTTGTTAGTAATAGTTATGCAGGTGGTGTCGTTGTAGATCCTAGTGCAGGAAAAAATCAAAGACCTAATGTTCAAGAATTAAATAATGGTACGACACAAGTTGATATCGTATCTCCAACTAAAGGCGGTATATCACATAACAAATTTACACAATTTGATGTATCAAAAGATGGTTTGATTCTTAATAACTCACTCACCGATACAAATACCGAGTTAGCAGGAAATATTAATGGGAATAAAGGATTAAAAAATAATGCAAGAGTCATTTTAAATGAAGTAAATTCTAATAATCCAAGTCAACTACTTGGCTCTATTGAAGTAGCGGGTCAAAACGCTCAAGTGGTTATTGCTAATGCTGCGGGTATTACTTGTAATGGTTGCGGTTTTATTAATGCTGATCGTACAACATTAACTACAGGTAAGCCGATCATGGAAGATGGAGAATTAAAAGGTTACGATGTTCGACAAGGCAAAATTGAAATCCAAGGTGATGGTTTACGTAGTGGCGGTCAAAATTATACTGATTTAATTTCGCGTTCAGTTTCAATTAATGCCAAGTTATGGGCAGATAATGAAGTGAATATTGTAACAGGTAAAAATAAAGTCAGTGCTGACTTAAGTAAGGTTGAAAGACAAGGTGCGGATTCTAATGCAGATAAACCTGAATTTGCGCTTGATGTTTCTGCATTAGGTGGAATGTATGCCGGTAAAATTACTATGGTAGGTACAGAAAATGGTGTAGGTGTACGTAATCAAGGTAAAATATATACCAACGCTGGTTCTATCAATATTACTACTGATGGTAAAGTTGTTAATGAAAATATAATAGATGCTGTTGGTGATGTAAGTTTGCGAAGTAAAGGTAATGCTATTGAAAATAATGGAAAAATAAAAAGTTTAAATAAGAATATATCATTAGCTAGTTATCATGAAATCAAAAATAACGGCACATTACAGGCTAGAGAAAATGTTAATTTTTCATCAGGGAGTTGGACTGGTAATAATGGTGTAATTACTGCTGGTAAAACGGTAACAGCTCAAGGTAATGAATTCAATAATGGTTTTGGGGCAACGATTGACGCTCAAGATATTGATGTTACAAGTTATATAACTAAAAATACTGGTGATATGAAAGTAAAAAATAACATTGATATTAAATCTGAACTTACCCAAAATCAAGGTAATATGTCAGCTGATAATGAAGTTCATATTGCTAGTAAAGAAATTATAAACGATTACGGCGGTTCTATTTCAGCCAAACACATACTTTTACAGGGTGATAAATTATTTAACAGAAGTAAAGCTCATGCTTCAGAAGACCTTACTGTTCATGTGTTAGATGTTACCAATTCAGGAGAACTTTCGAGTAACAAGCAAGTATCAGTAGTAAGTAATATTTTTGAAACCATTAATTCAGCTGGTCTTGTTAAGGGGCAGAATGTTCAATTTAAAGCTGATAAACTAGTTAATAAAGGCGTGATATACTCAAATAATAATTTGAATATTTTGACTCATGAATTTGGAAACCAAAAAGATATAATTGCCGGCAATCAATTAAACATAAAATCTGATTCATTAATAAATGATTGGTACGGAAATATAGTTGCGAACAATGCTGATATTAATGCAATTAAATTAATTAATTATGGAAAAATTGAGCCAATTGAAAATCTGGAATTAGAAGTCGATTACCTTGAAAATATTGGAAAATTACAGGCAAAACAAGACTTAAAAGGCTATGTATTAACACTACACAATAGAGATGGAGCTACTATAGAAGGTAGAAATGTTAATTTAGAAGGTGATACTTTAGATAATAAAGGTCAAATTCGTGCAGAAAATGTATTGGACCTTGCGTTTAAAAAAATTGATAACTACGCTAAAATTTTTGCAAAAAATCAAGTTAACTTGAATACGGAATATTTAAATAATGATCATGGTTCATCAATTGAATCCGAGCATATTGTTAAAATTCAAGCACATGATTTCCAAAATCGTTCACAAATAAAATCAGCTGATCTTATTGAAATTAAAGCCAAGAAAGAGTTTAACAATAGACGTTATACTACAGAAGATGGCACTAAAGTGATTGGTACACTCAATAGTGGTGATATCAAAATTAATACTGAAAGTGGTGTCAATACTGGTGAAATAATAGCGTCTAAAAAAGCTATCATTTTTGGAGATAGTTTCAAAAATGATTGGTATGGAGTAATTAAAGGTGGTGATATTACGATAAGTGGTAATAAATTCGATAATTATGGTAGTGCACGAGCAGAACATAATTTCTATATTAATTCAACTGATGTTATGAATGCTTCAAATTTGTTATCTAGAGAATACCTTACAATTAACTCTACCAATTTTACAAACAACTCAACAGGTATTTTAAAATCCGATAAGCAAATTGATTTGAGAGGTGATAATATCCTAAATAATGGTTTGATAGATACTATCAAGGCTGTTATTAATGCAAAAAACTTCAAAAATGATTGGCTTGGCGTAATTAAGGGTGCTGATATTTCCATAGCAGGTGATAAATTTGAAAATTATGGTAATGCAAATGCCCTTCATAATTTCGATATTAATTCAACCAACGTTGAGAATCATAACAAATTATATTCAGCTAACTATCTAAGATTTGATTCAAACAATGTCAAAAATTACAGATCAGGTGAATTAAGCTCAAATTGGCAAATTGATATAAAGGGAAATCAAATACACAATGAAGGATCAATTTTAGCTAATCACGCTATTAATATTAATGGTAAAAACATCAAAAATGATGGCAAATTGAAATCAAACATACATATTAGATTATCAGGTGATAAATTTGAAAATTCAAGTCAGGGTAGTATGATTACAGAAACAATACATGGCAATATGGTTGACTTTATCAATAAAGGCTATATGCAAGGCGATTTTGTTGATAACAATCAAAATACAATAATTGAAAATTAA
- a CDS encoding ShlB/FhaC/HecB family hemolysin secretion/activation protein gives MMNVRKLSVIVVGFILSGYVGADSQVTIQNQKVSDKQLIYQQERQKAAEEALSPKTPDVNLLSPLKKINNIDFPEEKLCFPISHVKLLEKETLPFYVPLSPLTKQAEGRCLGSQGLNLLMTELQNQLINYGFITTRVVAPQQDLSQGTFTLLILKGSVKSIDYSEGSDTYANLYTSIPLRSGELLNLRALEQGLENLQRIPTVDAKIELIPGAKEGETEIVIKRNQSKFWRVGMSVDNSGTKDTGRYLGGLTLYLDNPLGLSDSFYVSGDHDLENKDKYGNRDYYFSYSVPYGYWMFETLIYGNTYHQNIPGIVDYQYKGRSKNYNFKISRVLHRSSTQKTTLSYGINLRQSHNFMNDLELENQRRKTTNWKLGLQHRHYIDDMTLDVDVWYQKGVRWFGAEKAREEEINIASALTNIFKFDVSFYAPFNLGNQNFAYSLDYNGQMTRGNKLTPPDRFSIGSRWTVRGFDGEQMLTADNGWYLRNDLIWQMPIRQQLYFGLDAGQVSGRNSERLSGKRLVGSALGIRGQQFNVYYDVFAGVPLHKPDNFKTNHLTVAFYLNWTY, from the coding sequence ATGATGAATGTCAGGAAGTTATCAGTTATTGTAGTAGGCTTTATTCTTTCTGGTTATGTTGGGGCGGATTCTCAAGTAACCATTCAAAATCAAAAAGTTAGTGACAAACAGCTAATTTATCAACAGGAACGGCAAAAAGCAGCGGAAGAAGCGCTATCCCCCAAAACGCCTGATGTTAATTTATTATCCCCATTAAAGAAAATTAATAATATTGATTTTCCAGAAGAAAAATTATGTTTCCCTATTTCCCATGTTAAGTTATTAGAAAAGGAAACTTTACCATTTTATGTTCCATTAAGTCCTTTAACAAAGCAAGCCGAAGGGCGATGTTTAGGTAGTCAGGGTCTAAATTTATTGATGACCGAATTGCAAAACCAACTTATTAATTATGGTTTTATTACTACTCGTGTAGTTGCTCCACAACAAGATTTATCACAGGGTACTTTCACTCTATTAATCTTAAAGGGTTCCGTAAAAAGTATAGACTATTCAGAAGGTAGTGATACCTATGCAAATTTGTATACCAGTATTCCTTTAAGAAGTGGTGAATTACTTAATTTACGGGCACTTGAACAAGGTTTAGAGAATTTACAAAGAATTCCTACTGTAGATGCTAAAATCGAGTTAATCCCTGGTGCTAAAGAAGGGGAAACCGAAATTGTTATAAAGCGCAATCAATCAAAGTTTTGGCGGGTAGGGATGTCTGTAGATAACTCGGGCACTAAAGATACGGGTCGATATCTAGGCGGATTAACGCTCTATTTAGATAATCCTCTAGGCCTTAGTGATTCATTTTATGTTTCAGGTGATCATGATCTAGAAAATAAAGACAAATATGGTAACCGTGATTATTATTTTTCTTATTCAGTTCCTTATGGATATTGGATGTTTGAAACTTTAATTTATGGTAATACCTACCACCAAAATATCCCAGGTATTGTAGATTATCAATACAAAGGTCGAAGTAAAAATTACAATTTCAAGATTAGCCGGGTATTGCACCGTAGTTCAACACAAAAAACAACTTTAAGTTATGGTATTAACTTAAGACAATCTCACAACTTTATGAATGATCTTGAACTTGAAAATCAGCGTCGAAAAACAACTAATTGGAAATTAGGTTTACAACATCGTCATTATATTGACGATATGACTTTGGATGTTGATGTATGGTATCAAAAAGGAGTGCGATGGTTCGGTGCTGAAAAAGCTCGAGAAGAAGAGATAAATATAGCCAGTGCCTTGACTAATATTTTTAAGTTTGATGTTTCATTTTATGCTCCATTTAATCTAGGTAATCAGAATTTTGCTTATAGTCTTGATTATAACGGTCAAATGACACGAGGTAATAAATTAACACCGCCTGATCGATTTTCGATCGGAAGCCGTTGGACTGTTAGAGGATTTGATGGCGAGCAAATGTTGACGGCTGATAATGGCTGGTATCTGCGTAATGATTTGATTTGGCAAATGCCTATAAGGCAACAATTATACTTTGGCTTAGATGCTGGGCAAGTTAGTGGGCGAAATTCAGAACGGTTGAGCGGTAAACGACTTGTTGGTTCGGCACTAGGTATAAGAGGTCAACAATTTAATGTCTATTATGATGTATTTGCTGGAGTACCTTTGCACAAACCGGATAATTTTAAAACAAATCATTTAACGGTTGCCTTTTATTTAAATTGGACTTACTAG
- a CDS encoding GntR family transcriptional regulator, with protein sequence MFKSEALTISEPVNQQIYRQLRKAIITCRVLPGVLLSEKDISGQFNVSRQPVREAFIKLAEAGLVQILPQRGTFVSKISVKKVIDGQFIRDAVECAIIKRAAQEINDSDLLLLEKNLKEQIEANKHKDIGYFLEKDDEFHQIIMNVVDCPMAWDTVENIKAMMDRVRYLTLEDISPPEDLVKQHEKIVIALKKHDPEMAILALHEHLSTILKTIKIVSQQHNEWFVD encoded by the coding sequence ATGTTCAAATCTGAAGCGTTAACTATCTCAGAACCTGTTAATCAACAAATATATCGCCAATTAAGAAAGGCCATTATCACTTGCCGAGTATTACCAGGTGTTTTATTGTCTGAAAAAGACATTTCGGGTCAATTTAATGTTTCACGCCAACCAGTTCGTGAAGCTTTTATTAAACTAGCAGAAGCTGGATTGGTCCAAATTCTTCCACAACGTGGCACCTTTGTAAGTAAAATATCTGTTAAAAAAGTAATTGATGGTCAATTTATTCGTGATGCTGTTGAGTGTGCAATTATTAAACGCGCAGCACAAGAAATTAATGATTCAGATCTTTTATTACTTGAAAAAAATTTAAAAGAACAAATTGAAGCTAACAAACATAAAGATATTGGTTATTTTCTTGAAAAAGATGATGAATTTCATCAGATTATAATGAATGTTGTTGATTGTCCCATGGCATGGGACACCGTCGAAAATATCAAAGCAATGATGGACAGGGTCAGATACCTTACTTTAGAAGATATATCCCCACCAGAAGATCTAGTTAAACAGCATGAAAAAATTGTTATTGCATTAAAAAAGCATGATCCAGAAATGGCAATACTTGCACTTCATGAGCATTTATCAACTATATTAAAAACGATAAAAATAGTATCACAACAGCATAATGAATGGTTTGTTGATTAA
- a CDS encoding mannitol dehydrogenase family protein, with the protein MRLSNQTLSQLPKEVVVPTYYRSKIKTKIVHLGFGAFHRAHQAIYADILAAQYDSDWGYCEVNLIGGEAQIQDLKQQDCLFSVCEMSYDNWNTRVVGIAKEALHADVDGIQKVLDVMTRPEIAIVSITVTEKGYCYLPSTASIDTNNPLIIHDITNPHTPKSVPGVIVEALRLRKEQGLKPFTVMSCDNMPENGHVTRNVVLALAKQRDESLAQWIEENVTFPSTMVDRIVPAATPETMAKIKKQLGGIDDPAGIAGEPFRQWVIEDNFVAGRPEWQKAGAELVNDVLPYEEMKLRMLNGSHSFFAYLGYLAGYMHIDECMQDPNYVKAARHLMLNEQATTLRVKNVDLSAYADSLLDRYRNTGLKHRTWQIAMDGTLKLPQRMLDSVRYHLANGTPFDCLALGIAAWMRYVSGVDDSGNVIEVCDPAAEKLKEFVLNSSDNQDRVNALLSLKHVFGEDLPQNPLFIAQVTKAYHSLRDIGAKETVKQITQNF; encoded by the coding sequence ATGAGATTATCGAATCAAACTTTATCACAACTACCTAAAGAGGTAGTTGTTCCAACTTATTATAGAAGCAAAATTAAAACCAAAATTGTTCATCTTGGTTTTGGGGCATTTCATCGTGCTCATCAAGCTATTTATGCAGATATATTGGCTGCGCAATATGATAGCGATTGGGGATATTGTGAAGTTAACTTGATAGGTGGTGAAGCACAAATTCAAGATTTAAAACAACAAGATTGTTTATTTAGTGTGTGTGAAATGTCTTATGACAACTGGAATACTCGTGTTGTAGGTATTGCAAAAGAAGCATTACATGCAGATGTTGATGGAATTCAGAAAGTCTTAGATGTGATGACTCGTCCAGAAATTGCAATTGTGTCAATCACTGTAACCGAAAAAGGTTATTGCTATCTACCATCAACGGCATCAATTGATACTAATAATCCATTGATTATTCATGATATAACTAATCCACATACACCCAAATCTGTTCCTGGTGTCATTGTAGAAGCCCTACGTTTACGTAAAGAGCAAGGTTTAAAACCTTTTACAGTTATGTCTTGTGACAATATGCCAGAAAATGGACATGTTACTCGTAATGTTGTGTTAGCCTTGGCTAAGCAGCGCGATGAAAGTTTAGCGCAATGGATTGAGGAAAATGTTACTTTCCCATCAACAATGGTTGATCGAATTGTACCCGCTGCAACGCCAGAAACAATGGCTAAAATAAAAAAACAACTTGGTGGTATTGATGATCCGGCAGGTATTGCTGGTGAACCATTTAGACAATGGGTGATTGAAGATAATTTTGTGGCTGGTCGTCCAGAGTGGCAAAAAGCAGGAGCAGAATTAGTTAATGATGTACTGCCTTATGAAGAGATGAAATTGCGTATGTTAAATGGTAGCCATTCATTTTTCGCTTATTTAGGTTATTTAGCTGGTTATATGCATATTGATGAATGTATGCAAGATCCTAATTATGTTAAAGCAGCTAGGCATTTAATGTTAAATGAGCAAGCAACTACATTACGGGTGAAAAATGTTGATTTGTCAGCTTATGCTGATTCATTACTAGATCGATATCGCAACACCGGTTTAAAACATCGTACATGGCAAATCGCAATGGATGGAACATTAAAGCTTCCTCAACGTATGCTTGATTCTGTTAGATATCATTTGGCTAATGGTACACCATTTGATTGTTTAGCTTTAGGTATTGCAGCTTGGATGCGTTATGTTAGTGGCGTGGATGATAGTGGTAACGTTATTGAAGTTTGCGATCCAGCAGCTGAGAAATTAAAAGAGTTTGTTTTAAATAGTTCTGATAATCAAGATCGAGTTAATGCGCTGTTATCTTTAAAACATGTTTTTGGAGAGGATCTACCCCAAAATCCATTGTTTATTGCACAGGTAACTAAAGCTTATCATTCTTTAAGAGACATAGGAGCGAAAGAGACAGTTAAACAAATAACTCAAAATTTTTAA
- a CDS encoding MFS transporter encodes MNNIGNKCERDTSDLVKAAVSGWLGTALEFMDFQLYSLGAALVFHEIFFPEQSAIMALILAMGTYGAGYVARIIGAFVFGRMGDAIGRKKVLFITITMMGVCTTLIGVLPTYAQVGILAPLMLVILRIIQGLGAGAEISGAGTMLAEYAPKGKRGVISSLVAMGTNCGTLSATAIWAFMFFLLDKDQLVAWGWRIPFIASVIVMIFAIWLRMNLKESPVFDEVNDTNTLKNDNDVTKHISLLEMFKSKSFWLATGLRFGQAGNSGLIQTFLAGYLVQALLFNKSIPTDAIMFSSIVGFLTIPFLGWLSDKIGRKIPYIILTLSAIILAYPMLSIIVDINHSVNTITLCLILIHNIAVLGLFALENITMAEMFGARNRFTQMAISKEAGGLIAVGFGPILAGIFCKMVNDWWPIVAMIIVYSCIGLISAILMPEVKDRDLADLHDAADSKN; translated from the coding sequence ATGAATAATATAGGAAATAAGTGTGAGAGGGATACTTCGGATTTAGTTAAAGCTGCAGTATCAGGTTGGTTAGGAACAGCTTTAGAATTTATGGATTTTCAATTATATTCTTTAGGTGCTGCTTTAGTTTTTCATGAAATTTTCTTTCCAGAACAATCTGCTATTATGGCGTTGATTTTAGCAATGGGTACTTATGGTGCTGGTTATGTTGCACGAATCATTGGTGCCTTCGTTTTTGGTCGCATGGGTGATGCTATCGGTCGTAAAAAAGTTCTATTCATTACTATTACCATGATGGGGGTATGTACTACGTTAATTGGTGTACTACCAACTTATGCTCAAGTAGGTATTTTAGCGCCATTGATGTTGGTTATTTTACGTATAATTCAAGGATTAGGTGCCGGTGCTGAAATTTCTGGTGCAGGAACAATGCTCGCTGAATATGCACCGAAAGGGAAAAGAGGAGTAATTTCTTCATTAGTTGCAATGGGAACTAACTGTGGGACATTAAGTGCAACAGCAATATGGGCATTTATGTTCTTTTTATTAGATAAAGATCAATTAGTTGCATGGGGTTGGCGCATTCCATTTATAGCAAGTGTTATTGTTATGATTTTTGCAATCTGGTTAAGAATGAATTTAAAAGAAAGCCCTGTATTTGATGAGGTTAATGATACTAATACGCTAAAAAATGATAATGATGTTACAAAACATATCTCATTACTTGAAATGTTTAAAAGTAAATCATTTTGGTTAGCTACAGGATTACGTTTTGGTCAAGCAGGAAATTCTGGGCTAATCCAAACTTTCTTAGCGGGATATTTAGTGCAAGCATTATTATTTAATAAAAGTATTCCAACTGATGCAATTATGTTTAGTTCAATTGTCGGCTTCTTGACTATTCCTTTCTTAGGTTGGTTATCAGATAAGATTGGTCGAAAAATTCCTTATATAATACTAACATTGTCTGCAATTATACTAGCATACCCAATGTTATCTATCATTGTAGATATAAATCATTCTGTAAATACTATTACATTATGTTTGATTCTCATTCATAATATTGCAGTTTTAGGTTTATTTGCCCTAGAAAACATCACCATGGCCGAAATGTTCGGTGCTCGAAATCGATTCACCCAAATGGCAATATCTAAAGAAGCAGGTGGTTTAATTGCCGTAGGATTTGGCCCAATTCTGGCTGGAATTTTCTGTAAAATGGTAAATGATTGGTGGCCAATTGTGGCTATGATTATTGTTTACTCATGTATTGGTCTTATCTCGGCTATTCTTATGCCTGAGGTAAAAGATCGTGATTTAGCTGACTTACATGATGCGGCAGATAGTAAAAATTAA
- a CDS encoding Zn-dependent oxidoreductase, with product MKSIVVKKPNELEIEERELPQPAKGEVRVKVKLAGICGSDSHIYRGHNPFAKYPRVIGHEFFGVIDEVGEGVDRSRIGERVSVDPVISCGCCYPCSVGRPNVCTSLTVLGVHRDGGFSQYTTVPSKNAYPIPDDISNEFAVMIEPFTIAANATSHLKPAENDVALIYGAGPMGLTSVQALKNVYKVKQVIVVDRIDERLAMAQTSGADKVINNTNLSLKNELEKLNIKPTIIIDAACHPSILPEAISIASPAARILIMGFSSDPCVITQQGITSKELSIFSSRLNANKFPVVIDWLKKKLIDPKKLITHQFDYTQVIQAIETFEKDQKHCCKVLLTFN from the coding sequence ATGAAAAGTATCGTTGTAAAAAAACCTAATGAACTGGAAATCGAGGAACGTGAACTTCCTCAACCAGCTAAAGGTGAAGTAAGAGTCAAAGTTAAACTAGCTGGCATTTGTGGTTCAGATAGTCATATTTATCGAGGGCACAACCCATTTGCAAAATACCCAAGAGTTATAGGACATGAATTTTTTGGTGTTATTGATGAAGTAGGTGAAGGAGTAGATCGATCAAGAATTGGTGAACGTGTTTCTGTCGATCCCGTCATTAGCTGTGGTTGTTGTTATCCTTGTTCAGTTGGCCGTCCCAATGTTTGTACATCTTTGACTGTTTTAGGCGTTCACCGTGATGGTGGATTTAGTCAATATACAACAGTGCCAAGCAAAAATGCCTATCCGATTCCAGATGACATTAGTAATGAATTTGCTGTAATGATTGAACCGTTTACTATTGCAGCGAATGCTACTAGTCATTTGAAACCAGCTGAAAATGATGTTGCTTTAATTTATGGTGCAGGTCCAATGGGACTAACATCAGTACAAGCGCTAAAAAATGTTTATAAAGTTAAACAAGTTATCGTTGTCGATCGAATTGATGAACGGTTGGCTATGGCACAAACCAGCGGTGCAGATAAAGTTATCAATAATACTAATCTATCACTGAAAAATGAATTAGAAAAACTTAATATTAAACCGACAATTATAATTGACGCTGCATGTCATCCTTCGATTTTGCCAGAAGCAATTTCTATTGCCTCCCCTGCAGCAAGGATCCTAATCATGGGCTTTTCAAGTGATCCTTGTGTAATTACTCAACAAGGGATAACCAGTAAAGAGTTATCTATTTTTTCTTCTCGATTAAATGCGAATAAGTTTCCAGTTGTTATCGATTGGTTAAAGAAAAAATTAATCGACCCCAAAAAGTTAATCACACATCAATTTGATTATACCCAAGTAATTCAAGCGATTGAAACTTTTGAAAAAGATCAGAAACATTGCTGCAAAGTTTTATTGACCTTTAATTAG